One Plasmodium relictum strain SGS1 genome assembly, contig: PRELSG_00_v1_442, whole genome shotgun sequence genomic region harbors:
- a CDS encoding fam-e protein, protein MALLYNTGCSNSEEDFTNCKVNTCLIRRGKFHTLHCVPTFEDVDVEYPSDDISKSILKNIFKYESSYLSKVEKSKITILSNNKDDGILFLYDFYLRINHFGDLYTNNHAGTFLCRIKKVNQKITLCEVVSSNNIGKTLSFHSFDISNKKSEKSKIGLNSIQNPKHFDLRHKYKDVHISRDKCHYVTIGSSSEQICRYSICTKDDNNHLSCIDAKFNGKLIHLQDHPPYSKEDTDYVYLPNSCVKDNFIDNCTPYFCKIKSSDDLYQCEGMEMSAIKKIKPHSEELMRLEKHVATPHKEYSLSSTYLAASFLPFLVLFFFVGCYLYTIFKRNRRKKIISKSKGP, encoded by the exons atggcGCTTCTATATAACACAGGATGTAGTAATTCTGAAGAAGACTTTACTAATTGTAAGGTTAATACATGTTTGATAAGAAGAGGTAAATTTCATACTTTACACTGTGTTCCTACATTTGAGGATGTTGATGTAGAATATCCTTCAGATGATATTTCAAAGagcattttaaaaaatatatttaaatatgaatCTTCTTATCTATCTAAAGTAGAAAAATCTAAAATAACTATTTTATCAAACAATAAGGATGATggtattttgtttttatatgatttttaTCTTCGTATTAATCATTTCGGAGACCTTTATACGAATAATCATGCCGGAACATTTTTATGCCGTATTAAAAAGGTAAAccaaaaaataactttatgtGAAGTAGTGAGTTCAAATAATATAGGAAAGACTCTTTCATTTCATTCTTTTGatatttctaataaaaaaagcgaaaaaagtaaaattggTTTAAATAGTATACAAAATCCCAAGCACTTTGATTTAAgacataaatataaagatgTTCATATAAGTAGAGATAAATGCCATTATGTAACAATTGGAAGTAGTTCGGAACAAATTTGTAGATACTCTATATGCACAAAGGATGATAATAATCACTTATCATGTATAGATGCAAAATTTAATGGaaaattaattcatttaCAAGATCATCCCCCATATAGCAAAGAAGATACAGACTATGTATATCTCCCAAATAGTTGTGTGAAAGATAATTTCATTGATAATTGTACTccttatttttgtaaaattaaaagttcAGATGATTTATATCAATGTGAAGGTATGGAAATGAGTgccataaaaaaaataaaaccaCATTCAGAAGAATTAATGAGATTAGAAAAACATGTAGCTACACCCCATAAAGAATATTCTCTTTCATCTACTTATTTAGCAGCGTCCTTTTTACCTTTCTTAGTTTTGTTCTTTTTTGTGGGATGTTACTTGTATACAATTTTCAAAAGAAACAGAAGAAAA AAAATCATATCTAAATCTAAGGGACCATAA